In the genome of Paramisgurnus dabryanus chromosome 18, PD_genome_1.1, whole genome shotgun sequence, one region contains:
- the LOC141281002 gene encoding uncharacterized protein, whose translation MEGGRVGQDLLARQGSSGEVLGHEARMVQGRGASMVPDHGADVGPGHGAGRIRVHFGLRLGVLCLPPVSGYYPPQKKLGRASTDQGDDIPDGGADESDEPGEPSESDEPDKPGESDGTCESGRTAESDESDGTGESGRTDESDESGGSDESCESGEADESDGTGESGKPDEPDGTDESGRTDESGRTDESGRTDESGRTDESGRTDESGRTDESGRTDESGRTDESDESGRSDESGRSDESGRSDESGRSDESGRSDESGRSDESGRSDETGRSDETGRSDETGRSDETGRSDETGRSDETGRSDES comes from the exons ATGGAGGGTGGGCGGGTGGGCCAGGACCTCTTGGCAAGGCAGGGCAGTTCAGGAGAGGTCCTGGGTCATGAGGCCAGGATGGTCCAGGGCCGTGGGGCCAGCATGGTCCCGGATCATGGGGCAGATGtgggcccgggtcatggggcag GGAGGATCAGAGTACACTTCGGCCTCCGCCTCGGTGTCCTCTGCCTCCCTCCTGTGTCCGGGTActaccccccccaaaaaaaacttgGAAGAGCTTCCACAGACCAGGGTGACGATATTCCAGATGGTGGAGCCGACGAATCAGACGAGCCAGGTGAGCCAAGTGAATCAGATGAACCAGATAAACCGGGTGAGTCAGACGGGACATGTGAATCAGGCAGGACAGCTGAATCAGATGAGTCAGACGGAACAGGTGAATCAGGCAGAACAGACGAATCTGATGAATCAGGTGGGTCAGACGAATCATGTGAATCAGGTGAGGCAGATGAATCAGATGGGACAGGTGAATCAGGTAAGCCAGACGAACCAGACGGGACAGACGAATCAGGCAGGACAGACGAATCAGGCAGGACAGACGAATCAGGCAGGACAGACGAATCAGGCAGGACAGACGAATCAGGCAGGACAGACGAATCAGGCAGGACAGACGAATCAGGCAGGACAGACGAATCAGGCAGGACAGACGAatcagatgagtcgggcagatcagatgagtcgggcagatcagatgagtcgggcagatcagatgagtcgggcagatcagatgagtcgggcagatcagatgagtcgggcagatcagatgagtcgggcagatcagatgagacgggcagatcagatgagacgggcagatcagatgagacgggcagatcagatgagacgggcagatcagatgagacgggcagatcagatgagacgggcagatcagatgaATCATAG
- the LOC141281003 gene encoding uncharacterized protein, translating to MPLRTLRSRLALFEEGGEPRVPHGSGPAAAEAERKLRSWGSQLDLADELETGLPLSQPSPAGSSAPSLDSEARAAVSSAQGGSPDLHLSSSEEVDIMSVDVVDAEGPSHSSPAFDDLMEVVTNAVARLKLDWPAETQSARPQSMLDERFLKQKPQPSRRNMPFFPDLHSELSRSWKAPYSARVHTPHATMYSNIVGMGEHGYLTMPRVEQTLASYLSPAAASSLKSPSLPTKPVRLTSSLVGKAYKSAGQAGASLHTLAVLQAYQAELLKDLDTEAGGTSDVFKELRRVTDVSLRAIKETAKAVGRSMGALVATERHLWLNLSELKTSDRAFLLDAPVAPSGLFGDAVNTVVERFAEARKQSAAFERYLPRRALDYRAAGREQPSTSYRASQKHSVATRGPPQKNWEVLRDVVSYFRGQPPIGESRQSPHNTVPGSPRCPRDASVLTPPQCVFRGTAASYSCVPRARGTQHLSPRREALISPRLNPASLVQGTGKSLSSTQKASLERLVPLIENLAAWKLLPNVSQWVLQIIEKGYKIQFCNQSPQFNGMLSTIVGAGQTLTMEQEVETLLCKEAIECVPPHNRESGFYSRYFIVPKKDGGLRPILDLRHLNRSVAKLKFKMLTIKQIVTQIRSEDWFVTIDLKDAYFHISILPQHRRFLRFAFGGVAYQYRVLPFGLSLSPRTFTKCMDAALAPLRLRGIRVLNYIDDWLILAQSESMAAQHRDAVLTHMRELGLRLNAKKSMLSPVQRTAFLGVIWDSTTMQAHLSPARVESILLAVGRVKLGQSHTVKQFQRLLGLMAAASNVIPLGLLHMRPLQWWLKTKGFSPRGNPFRLIKVTRRCLRALDLWKRPWFLSQGLMLGAQYRRVTLTTDASLTGWGATMGSHLAHGLWGARQLSWHINCLEMMAVFYALRCFIPHLRGHHVLVRTDNTSVVAYINHQGGLRSRPLYKLARHILLWTQGKLLSLRAVYIPGCLNQGADVLSRQGLRPGEWRLHPQVVESIWTRFYQAEVDLFASRETTHCPLWFSLTHPAPLGLDAMVQPWPRLRLYAFPPIALLPGVLERVRRNNVRLLLVAPLWPNRIWFSDLVSLLDGSPWEIPVRRDLLSLAGGSILHPRPELWKLWVWPLRGPDS from the exons ATGCCGCTCCGTACGTTGCGCTCCCGGCTCGCACTCTTCGAGGAGGGTGGTGAGCCGCGTGTTCCCCACGGTTCTGGCCCCGCTGCTGCCGAGGCAGAGCGGAAGCTGCGATCGTGGGGATCACAACTAGATCTCGCGGACGAGCTTGAGACGGGTCTCCCCCTTTCTCAGCCTTCACCCGCGGGATCTAGTGCCCCGTCTCTGGATTCGGAAGCACGCGCTGCGGTTTCTTCCGCCCAGGGCGGGAGCCCAGATTTGCATTTATCGTCGTCCGAGGAAGTCGATATTATGTCTGTCGACGTGGTGGACGCTGAGGGGCCTTCTCATTCGTCCCCCGCGTTCGATGATTTGATGGAGGTTGTTACTAATGCCGTGGCTCGCTTAAAATTAGACTGGCCGGCGGAGACTCAGAGCGCGCGTCCTCAGAGTATGTTAGATGAGCGttttttaaaacagaaacctCAACCTTCGCGGCGCAACATGCCTTTCTTTCCTGATCTCCACAGCGAGCTGTCGAGATCATGGAAAGCTCCGTATTCAGCCCGTGTTCATACCCCTCACGCCACCATGTATTCCAACATTGTGGGGATGGGTGAGCACGGATATTTAACGATGCCCCGGGTGGAGCAGACGCTTGCGAGCTATCTCTCCCCCGCTGCGGCGTCATCATTAAAATCGCCTTCGCTTCCCACGAAACCGGTTAGGTTAACCTCATCTTTAGTGGGTAAAGCTTATAAATCTGCAGGGCAGGCTGGGGCTTCACTGCATACCCTAGCTGTCTTACAGGCGTACCAAGCAGAACTGCTTAAAGATTTAGATACCGAGGCGGGGGGTACGTCTGATGTATTTAAAGAGCTTCGTCGAGTCACTGATGTGTCACTCAGGGCGATTAAAGAAACTGCGAAAGCCGTGGGTAGATCGATGGGAGCTCTCGTAGCCACGGAACGCCATTTATGGCTTAATCTGTCCGAGCTTAAAACCTCAGATAGGGCTTTTCTCTTAGACGCGCCCGTTGCGCCCTCCGGTCTCTTCGGCGATGCCGTTAATACTGTCGTCGAGAGATTTGCGGAGGCTCGTAAGCAGTCGGCGGCGTTCGAACGCTATCTCCCCCGCCGTGCTCTTGATTATAGGGCTGCTGGGCGGGAGCAGCCATCGACATCATATAGAGCATCGCAAAAGCATAGTGTTGCCACTCGTGGTCCCCCTCAAAAAAACTGGG AAGTCCTGAGGGACGTAGTGTCATATTTCCGAGGGCAGCCCCCAATCGGGGAGAGCCGGCAGTCACCTCACAACACGGTGCCCGGCTCTCCTCGATGCCCTCGGGATGCCAGTGTGTTAACCCCGCCGCAGTGTGTGTTTCGGGGCACAGCGGCTTCATATTCTTGTGTGCCTCGTGCGCGGGGCACGCAACACCTCTCTCCGAGGAGGGAGGCATTAATATCACCCAGGTTGAACCCTGCCAGTTTGGTTCAGGGCACCGGGAAAAGTTTAAGCAGTACACAAAAAGCCAGTCTCGAGAGGCTGGTCCCCCTTATAGAAAATTTGGCAGCGTGGAAACTCCTGCCAAACGTGTCTCAGTGGGTTCTGCAAATAATAGAAAAGGGCTACAAAATTCAGTTTTGCAACCAGTCACCCCAATTCAACGGCATGTTATCTACCATAGTGGGTGCTGGGCAGACTCTAACAATGGAACAAGAAGTAGAAACTCTCTTGTGCAAGGAAGCCATAGAATGTGTTCCTCCTCACAACAGGGagtcagggttttacagccgctatttcatagttccaaagaaagacgggggGTTACGTCCGATTTTAGATCTACGTCATCTGAACCGGTCTGTTGCAAAACTAAAGTTCAAGATGTTAACTATAAAGCAGATCGTCACAcaaatcagatccgaggactggtTTGTGACGATAGATCTAAAAGACGCGTATTTTCATATATCTATCCTCCCGCAACACAGGAGATTCCTGAGGTTCGCcttcgggggcgtggcttaCCAATATCGGGTTCTCCCTTTCGGTCTATCTCTGTCACCCCGTACATTTACAAAGTGCATGGATGCAGCGCTGGCTCCATTACGACTCCGGGGCATCCGTGTCTTAAACTACATAGACGATTGGCTAATTTTAGCCCAATCAGAGAGTATGGCAGCGCAGCATCGAGATGCTGTGCTGACCCACATGAGAGAACTGGGGTTAAggctaaatgcaaagaaaagcatgctctctccagtacagaggacagcttttcttggcgttatatgggattcaacaacaatgcaggcacatctgtcccctgctcgtgtggaatccattcttttggctgtaggcagagtgaagttaggccagtcacacactgtaaaacaatttcagAGGTTGTTGGGGCTCATGGCAGCAGCGTCCAATGTGATACCCCTTGGGCTGCTTCACATGAGACCGCTACAGTGGTGGCTCAAAACCAAAGGGTTTTCCCCGAGGGGCAACCCGTTCCGTCTGATCAAGGTCACGCGCAGATGTCTTCGTGCCTTAGATCTTTGGAAGAGACCATGGTTTCTCTCCCAAGGACTGATGTTGGGGGCTCAGTACCGTCGAGTTACACTGACAACGGATGCTTCCCTCACAGGCTGGGGAGCAACTATGGGGAGCCATCTGGCTCATGGATTATGGGGGGCCAGACAGCTCagctggcacataaattgcctagAGATGATGGCAGTGTTTTACGCCCTGAGATGTTTCATCCCTCACCTGCGGGGCCATCACGTGTTAGTCCGGACAGACAACACGTCGGTAGTCGCGTACATCAACCACCAGGGGGGTTTGCGTTCACGCCCTTTGTACAAATTGGCCCGGCATATCCTTCTGTGGACACAGGGGAAGTTGCTGTCCCTCAGAGCAGTATACATTCCCGGGTGTCTGAATCAGGGAGCAGACGTCCTGTCGAGACAGGGGCTGAGGCCCGGGGAGTGGAGGCTCCACCCTCAGGTGGTGGAGTCCATCTGGACGAGATTTTACCAGGCGGaagtggatctgtttgcgtccagAGAGACGACACACTGTCCGCTATGGTTTTCTCTCACACATCCAGCACCGCTGGGACTGGATGCCATGGTTCAGCCATGGCCGAGGCTACGGCTGTACGCTTTTCCCCCGATCGCTCTGCTCCCGGGAGTTCTGGAGAGGGTTCGTCGCAACAACGTCCGCTTGTTGTTGGTAGCCCCACTCTGGCCAAACCGAATATGGTTCTCGGACCTGGTGTCCCTCCTCGACGGCTCACCTTGGGAAATACCCGTCAGGAGGGATCTCCTCTCTCTGGCGGGTGGCTCGATTCTTCACCCCCGCCCAGAGTTATGGAAACTGTGGGTCTGGCCTCTGAGGGGGCCAGACTCATAG